One region of Nitrospinaceae bacterium genomic DNA includes:
- the ilvD gene encoding dihydroxy-acid dehydratase, protein MSEKGSGHLNRKSRVITQGDKRSPNRAMLRAVGFTDDDFDKPVIGIANGQSDVTPCNAGLGKLADVASSEIRNKGGMPQTFGTITVSDGISMGTQGMKCSLVSREVIADSIETVCRGANLDAVICIGGCDKNMPGAMIAMARLDIPGIFVYGGTIKPGHLHGQDLTVVSAFEAVGQYSAGTIDQKELFEIEKHACPGFGSCGGMFTANTMSSAIEAMGLSLPYSSTMANEDKEKELSTGLSAAALFPLLEKNIVPRDIITRKALENAIAVVMAVGGSTNAVLHLLAIAHSLNVDLKIEDFEAIREKTPHFCDLKPSGKYVAIDLHQSGGIPQVMKMLLNAGLIHGDCLTVTGKTVAENLKDVPDNPNPGQDVILPLDKPKSKQGHLVILKGNISPEGSVAKISGIKTRRIEGPARIFDSEEESLDAIMANKIKAGDVVVIRYEGPKGGPGMREMLAPTSALVGEGLGDKVALITDGRFSGGTYGIVIGHVAPEAQVGGMIGLLEEGDTIVVDIDKHLLEVKLTEEEIQKRKQNWKAPAIKYKSGVLAKYAKLVSSASQGAVTD, encoded by the coding sequence ATGTCGGAAAAGGGCTCAGGACACCTGAACCGAAAAAGCCGTGTTATCACTCAGGGGGATAAACGCTCCCCCAACCGCGCCATGCTGCGTGCGGTGGGCTTCACGGATGATGATTTTGACAAACCTGTCATCGGTATCGCCAACGGGCAAAGTGATGTCACGCCCTGCAACGCAGGGTTAGGAAAACTGGCCGATGTCGCCTCATCGGAAATCCGCAACAAAGGCGGCATGCCGCAAACCTTCGGCACGATCACCGTGAGCGACGGCATCTCCATGGGAACTCAGGGAATGAAATGTTCCCTGGTCAGCCGCGAAGTCATCGCCGATTCAATCGAAACGGTCTGCCGGGGGGCCAATCTCGATGCGGTCATCTGCATCGGCGGGTGCGACAAGAATATGCCGGGAGCCATGATCGCCATGGCGCGTCTCGACATTCCCGGTATCTTTGTTTATGGAGGCACCATCAAACCCGGTCATCTGCACGGACAGGATCTGACGGTGGTCAGCGCCTTTGAAGCCGTCGGTCAATACAGCGCCGGCACCATCGATCAGAAGGAACTGTTTGAAATAGAAAAACACGCCTGTCCCGGTTTCGGTTCCTGCGGCGGCATGTTCACGGCCAACACCATGTCCTCCGCCATCGAAGCGATGGGTCTCAGCCTTCCATACAGTTCGACGATGGCCAACGAGGATAAAGAAAAAGAACTCAGTACCGGACTGAGCGCCGCGGCCTTGTTTCCCCTGCTGGAAAAAAATATCGTTCCGAGAGACATCATCACTCGCAAGGCTTTGGAAAATGCCATCGCCGTGGTCATGGCGGTCGGCGGGTCGACGAATGCCGTCCTGCATCTATTGGCCATCGCTCATTCATTGAACGTGGATTTAAAAATCGAAGATTTTGAAGCCATCCGGGAAAAAACCCCGCATTTTTGCGACCTCAAACCCTCCGGAAAATATGTCGCCATCGACCTGCACCAGTCCGGGGGCATTCCTCAGGTCATGAAGATGCTGTTAAACGCCGGACTGATTCACGGAGACTGCCTGACCGTCACTGGGAAAACCGTCGCGGAGAATTTAAAGGACGTCCCGGACAACCCCAACCCCGGGCAGGATGTGATTCTCCCTTTGGACAAACCCAAATCAAAGCAGGGTCATTTGGTTATTCTGAAAGGCAATATCAGCCCGGAAGGCTCCGTCGCGAAGATTTCCGGAATCAAAACCCGGCGCATCGAAGGACCCGCCCGGATTTTTGATTCTGAAGAGGAAAGCCTGGACGCCATCATGGCGAACAAGATTAAAGCAGGCGATGTCGTCGTCATCCGCTACGAAGGACCCAAAGGCGGCCCCGGCATGCGGGAAATGCTGGCTCCGACCTCCGCGCTGGTCGGAGAAGGGCTGGGCGATAAAGTCGCGCTCATCACAGACGGCCGGTTTTCAGGCGGGACCTACGGCATCGTCATCGGCCATGTCGCACCGGAAGCTCAGGTCGGCGGCATGATCGGTCTGCTTGAAGAAGGCGACACCATTGTCGTCGATATCGACAAGCACCTGCTGGAAGTCAAACTGACCGAGGAAGAAATCCAGAAACGCAAACAAAACTGGAAAGCGCCTGCCATTAAATATAAATCCGGCGTGCTCGCAAAGTATGCCAAACTGGTTTCTTCCGCATCGCAAGGCGCAGTGACCGACTGA